In Vibrio echinoideorum, the following proteins share a genomic window:
- a CDS encoding N-acyl-D-amino-acid deacylase family protein: MLFDTIIKNVEVFDGTGEQSFCADVAIRDGKIAEIGQIDHEDCGQLVEGAGLALAPGFIDVHTHDDTNVIRYPDCLPKISQGVTTVIVGNCGISASPTILAGDPPDPMNLLGAQADFKYPTFSAYAQAVEQAQPAVNVAALVGHTTLRNQVMDDLQRTANEDEIAAMQTNLDLAMAQGALGLSSGLAYASAKQANANEVMQLAKVLSGHGGIYTTHMRTEFEEILSAMEEAFETGQYAKVPVVISHLKCAGAGNWGRTVEVLDLMDKVSEHQDVSCDCYPYSASSSTLDLKQVTDDFDIFITWSESKPEHAGKTLKQIADEMNLPLMDAAKALQPAGAVYHCMDENDVKRVLKYKLTMVGSDGLPNDPHPHPRLWGTFPKVLGHYCRDEKLFSLPEAIHKMTGMSAQRYNLAGRGEVRCGAFADLVLFDPKNIKDTATFENPISVAQGIESVFVNGELTYQQGKVRNNRSGVFIYRN; encoded by the coding sequence ATGTTGTTCGATACGATAATTAAAAATGTAGAGGTGTTTGACGGCACCGGCGAACAATCGTTTTGTGCCGATGTAGCAATCCGAGATGGAAAAATAGCCGAAATTGGTCAAATCGATCATGAAGATTGTGGCCAGTTGGTTGAGGGAGCAGGCTTAGCATTGGCTCCTGGTTTTATCGATGTACACACACATGACGATACCAATGTAATTCGTTACCCAGACTGCCTGCCTAAGATCAGCCAAGGTGTCACAACCGTGATTGTTGGCAACTGCGGTATCAGCGCATCGCCAACCATTTTGGCTGGTGACCCACCTGACCCAATGAATCTTTTAGGCGCTCAGGCTGATTTCAAATACCCAACTTTTTCAGCGTATGCACAAGCGGTAGAGCAAGCTCAACCAGCAGTAAACGTCGCAGCGTTAGTCGGCCATACGACATTGCGTAACCAAGTGATGGACGACTTACAACGCACAGCAAACGAAGACGAAATTGCAGCGATGCAGACCAATCTTGATTTGGCGATGGCGCAAGGCGCATTAGGTTTGAGCTCGGGTTTGGCTTACGCAAGCGCGAAACAAGCGAATGCTAACGAAGTGATGCAGTTAGCGAAAGTGCTTTCTGGCCATGGCGGCATCTATACCACGCATATGCGTACCGAATTTGAAGAGATCTTAAGCGCGATGGAAGAGGCGTTTGAGACAGGACAATACGCGAAAGTGCCTGTTGTTATTTCACACCTTAAATGTGCAGGTGCGGGCAATTGGGGCAGAACTGTTGAAGTTCTTGATTTGATGGACAAGGTTTCTGAGCACCAAGATGTGTCTTGCGACTGCTACCCATACTCAGCGAGCTCTTCGACATTAGATTTGAAACAAGTGACCGACGATTTCGACATCTTCATCACTTGGTCTGAATCAAAACCAGAACACGCAGGCAAAACGCTGAAGCAGATTGCTGATGAAATGAATCTACCCCTGATGGACGCAGCAAAAGCGCTTCAACCAGCGGGCGCGGTCTATCACTGCATGGATGAGAACGACGTAAAGCGTGTATTGAAATACAAACTGACCATGGTCGGCTCAGACGGTTTACCCAATGACCCGCATCCACACCCAAGATTGTGGGGCACCTTCCCGAAAGTGCTAGGTCACTACTGCCGAGATGAAAAATTGTTCTCGTTGCCAGAAGCGATTCACAAGATGACCGGAATGTCGGCTCAGCGTTACAACTTAGCCGGCCGAGGCGAAGTTCGCTGTGGTGCTTTTGCCGATTTAGTTTTATTTGATCCAAAGAATATTAAAGACACAGCAACATTTGAAAATCCTATTTCAGTTGCACAAGGAATAGAAAGTGTATTTGTAAATGGTGAGTTAACTTACCAGCAAGGAAAAGTAAGAAATAATCGTTCAGGCGTTTTTATTTACCGAAACTAG
- a CDS encoding sodium:solute symporter family protein: protein MNSTLFLTGFGVYVCFLIWLGWFVSRNQKSGEDFLLGGRGLPMFLVLGTTVATMVGTGSSMGAVGFGYANGWAGALYGIGGAIGILLLALWFAPVRKLNFMTMSEELAYYVGANRIVKNVVGVLIFVASIGWLGAHILGGGMYLAWIADIDLNLAKIIIAAAFTIYVVIGGYTAVVWTDTIQAVILFAGFILMAVMSVDYIGGMDNLYAAMEPAATSFLAIDKLGLLPAVSLAVVIGVGVLATPSFRQRIYSGKDVSTVRRSFVASGVLYLFFSIIPAIIGMAAHAIDPSLDNPNYSFPYVAATVLPVGVGMIVLIAGLSATMSSASSDAIAGVSILLRDVYVMFTGRVPNKESMVNYSRLALIVVIGFALLFALTSNDIIGYITKMISTVMSGMFVCGMLGRFWKRYNWQGALATLAGASVASFVVMLNADYTAFWGNPVIPSCLVALTAGVLVSLCTPANQVTPEMAKAILDDERALMEMELSDSGVLEEDASSQRPANQTS from the coding sequence ATGAACAGCACACTTTTTCTTACAGGCTTCGGCGTGTACGTATGTTTTTTAATTTGGTTAGGCTGGTTTGTCTCGCGTAATCAAAAATCTGGCGAAGATTTCTTATTAGGTGGCCGTGGCCTACCTATGTTCTTAGTACTTGGTACAACAGTAGCGACGATGGTTGGTACGGGTTCTAGTATGGGTGCGGTTGGCTTCGGCTACGCAAATGGCTGGGCAGGTGCTCTGTACGGTATTGGTGGTGCGATAGGCATCCTATTACTTGCGCTTTGGTTTGCTCCGGTTCGTAAATTGAACTTCATGACCATGAGTGAAGAGCTGGCTTACTATGTTGGCGCTAACCGCATCGTGAAAAACGTTGTAGGTGTACTGATCTTTGTCGCTTCAATTGGTTGGTTAGGCGCTCACATTCTGGGTGGTGGCATGTACTTAGCGTGGATTGCAGACATCGACCTCAACCTAGCGAAAATCATTATTGCAGCGGCATTCACTATTTACGTGGTGATCGGTGGTTACACAGCCGTTGTGTGGACCGATACCATTCAAGCTGTCATTCTTTTTGCTGGCTTCATCTTGATGGCGGTTATGTCAGTCGATTACATCGGCGGCATGGATAACCTTTACGCTGCCATGGAGCCTGCTGCTACGAGCTTTTTAGCAATCGATAAACTGGGTCTTCTTCCTGCTGTGTCTCTGGCTGTGGTTATTGGTGTTGGTGTACTAGCTACGCCTTCATTCCGTCAACGTATCTACTCGGGTAAAGATGTATCAACCGTTCGTCGCTCATTTGTTGCATCGGGTGTGTTGTATCTTTTCTTCTCAATCATCCCTGCAATCATTGGTATGGCAGCACATGCCATTGATCCATCATTGGATAATCCGAACTACTCGTTCCCTTATGTTGCAGCAACGGTTCTTCCGGTTGGCGTTGGCATGATTGTTCTTATCGCGGGTCTTTCTGCAACCATGTCGAGCGCAAGTTCAGATGCGATAGCTGGTGTGTCTATCTTACTGCGTGATGTTTACGTGATGTTCACTGGCCGCGTACCAAACAAAGAGTCAATGGTGAACTATTCTCGCTTGGCATTGATTGTGGTGATTGGTTTTGCACTGTTGTTCGCACTGACGTCAAACGACATCATTGGCTACATCACGAAAATGATTTCAACCGTAATGTCGGGCATGTTTGTGTGCGGTATGTTGGGTCGATTCTGGAAACGTTACAACTGGCAGGGTGCGCTTGCTACGCTAGCGGGTGCATCTGTGGCTTCATTTGTTGTAATGCTAAACGCAGACTACACGGCTTTCTGGGGTAACCCTGTGATTCCTTCTTGTCTAGTGGCTCTAACGGCTGGTGTGCTGGTAAGCCTATGTACTCCGGCTAACCAAGTGACACCTGAAATGGCAAAAGCAATTCTTGATGACGAGCGCGCTCTGATGGAAATGGAATTGTCAGATTCAGGTGTGCTTGAAGAAGACGCGTCTTCTCAACGTCCAGCAAATCAAACAAGCTAA
- a CDS encoding amino acid deaminase — MKHNSAQKDVIKYQNDSFILTEKGQKGRAISQSENGIYRLVDEDVSLPVAVIKQSALTNNLNWMQSFADHHQVKLSPHGKTSMTPAFFRQQLENGAWGITVATPAQAEVAAMAGAKRIIMANQLVGKTNMAVIEQLIREFDVDFYCCVDSSVNVQQLNQYFANTKQTLKVLIEFGVPGGRCGCRSPQEVLELAQTIQDTPALSLAGIEVYEGVIHGDNAEQDIRTFLNQALTSVESLASDGLIAGQPIITGAGSAWYDVVAECLANLTDYLAIIRPGCYAIHDTGIYLDAQSKVLQRAQVNQGYACELGGDLESALEVWAYVISRPEPTKLVVGLGKRDVAFDAGLPIAERGYRNGKAISVKGLTSTAVMDQHTFVETDGSSEIEVGDMIAFSTSHPCLTFDKWRYIAISDDEHQVTKWVETCF; from the coding sequence ATGAAACATAACTCGGCACAAAAAGATGTTATAAAGTATCAAAACGATAGTTTTATCTTGACTGAAAAAGGCCAAAAAGGGAGAGCAATATCACAATCTGAGAACGGTATTTATCGACTGGTTGATGAAGATGTTTCACTTCCGGTTGCAGTTATCAAACAATCGGCATTGACCAATAACCTGAATTGGATGCAATCATTCGCCGATCATCATCAGGTTAAATTGTCGCCACACGGCAAAACCTCCATGACTCCTGCTTTTTTCCGCCAACAGCTAGAAAATGGCGCTTGGGGCATAACAGTAGCAACGCCTGCACAGGCAGAAGTTGCCGCAATGGCGGGTGCGAAACGAATCATCATGGCCAACCAATTGGTAGGTAAAACCAACATGGCGGTCATCGAACAACTTATTCGCGAGTTTGATGTCGATTTCTATTGTTGTGTGGATTCATCAGTAAACGTGCAGCAACTTAACCAATATTTCGCCAATACAAAGCAGACGCTAAAAGTACTGATCGAGTTTGGTGTACCGGGTGGTCGTTGTGGGTGTCGTTCACCACAAGAAGTTCTAGAACTGGCTCAAACCATCCAAGACACACCAGCCCTTTCGCTGGCAGGTATTGAGGTGTACGAGGGTGTAATTCACGGTGACAATGCAGAACAAGACATTCGTACCTTCTTAAATCAGGCGCTCACTTCGGTCGAAAGCCTCGCATCAGATGGCCTAATTGCAGGGCAACCTATCATCACTGGTGCAGGATCTGCTTGGTACGATGTAGTCGCAGAATGTTTGGCGAACCTAACCGATTATTTGGCGATCATCCGTCCGGGTTGTTATGCCATTCACGACACAGGCATTTACCTAGACGCACAAAGCAAGGTGTTGCAACGTGCCCAAGTCAACCAAGGCTACGCGTGCGAATTGGGAGGTGATTTAGAATCGGCACTTGAGGTATGGGCTTATGTAATCTCTCGTCCGGAACCAACGAAGTTAGTGGTTGGGCTAGGCAAGCGTGATGTGGCCTTTGATGCGGGTTTACCGATTGCCGAGCGCGGCTATCGCAATGGCAAAGCTATATCAGTGAAAGGCTTAACCTCTACTGCGGTGATGGATCAACATACCTTTGTGGAAACCGACGGTTCTTCTGAGATTGAAGTGGGCGACATGATTGCTTTCTCCACCTCACATCCGTGTTTAACCTTCGACAAATGGCGCTACATTGCCATCAGCGATGACGAACATCAGGTGACCAAATGGGTGGAAACCTGTTTCTAG
- a CDS encoding MurR/RpiR family transcriptional regulator, translating into MSLEVDIISQITERFPVLRDAEKKVAKLIMDDIDFAANASITELAEGAQVSEATITRFAKAIGCSNVRDMKIKLAQTLTVGQRFILEPVDQTGYQGIYESIKQSLDINRTLFKEQDVETAVSWLHNARQIIAIGMGGGSTIASQELQHRLFRLGYPVVSYNDGLMSRMVAATADANDVMVMISATGFTPVITETAELAKQYGLKIIAITPQDTPLAKIADILLPIKHMETDFIYKPSASRYAMLALVDVLSMGIAVNHKNRSRDKLRRLKVALDSYRGGGDRQPLGD; encoded by the coding sequence TTGAGTTTAGAAGTAGATATCATTTCACAGATAACAGAGCGTTTTCCTGTTCTTCGTGATGCAGAAAAGAAAGTCGCCAAGCTGATCATGGACGACATTGATTTTGCTGCCAATGCCAGCATTACAGAACTTGCTGAAGGTGCTCAAGTGAGCGAAGCCACCATTACGCGTTTTGCTAAGGCGATCGGCTGCAGCAACGTACGTGATATGAAGATTAAGTTGGCTCAGACACTAACCGTTGGCCAGCGCTTTATCCTTGAGCCTGTTGACCAAACGGGTTATCAAGGTATCTACGAATCGATCAAGCAGAGCCTAGACATCAACCGCACTCTGTTCAAAGAACAAGACGTTGAAACCGCAGTCAGCTGGCTGCATAACGCCAGGCAGATCATTGCTATCGGCATGGGTGGCGGCTCGACTATCGCCTCACAAGAACTGCAACACCGGCTGTTCCGATTGGGCTACCCAGTGGTGTCGTACAACGATGGCTTGATGTCACGTATGGTTGCCGCTACAGCCGATGCCAATGACGTGATGGTGATGATTTCAGCGACAGGCTTTACGCCCGTGATCACTGAAACCGCAGAGCTAGCTAAACAGTATGGACTTAAGATCATCGCGATTACGCCACAAGATACACCGCTAGCAAAAATTGCCGATATCTTGTTACCCATCAAGCATATGGAAACCGACTTCATCTACAAACCATCGGCTTCTCGCTACGCTATGTTGGCATTAGTGGATGTGCTTTCTATGGGAATCGCAGTCAATCACAAGAACCGATCGCGCGACAAACTGCGTCGCTTGAAGGTTGCGCTCGATTCCTACCGAGGCGGTGGCGACCGACAGCCTCTCGGTGATTAG
- a CDS encoding CorA family divalent cation transporter has translation MDAFIISSWQFSEGVAHEHTTSPAPFEQSTWYHCQRDAEGLREWLHSNTVPNAIIDSLLTDDTRPQFEQFGHDCFLMILRGINLNEGANPDDMLSLRILWYKGTLISTRKVPSKAVSNLISDLKQNQGPTSLPDVLLGMIRGINHYISSFLTPVEQLIDELESESHIDIKSINALHSRLLRLRRYLKPQKYVFEDLMSELPTPLSKHNSHIKNSLDTILRINESVEFYIEQINVFLASLSQQQAEKMNRNTYLFSIIAGIFLPAGFFTGLLGVNIAGIPGTDNPMAFPLFCVGLLAVVAIEVIILKKLRFI, from the coding sequence ATGGACGCTTTCATAATTTCAAGCTGGCAATTTTCTGAGGGTGTGGCACATGAACACACCACCAGCCCAGCCCCATTCGAGCAATCAACTTGGTACCACTGCCAAAGAGATGCTGAAGGGTTGAGAGAATGGCTCCACAGTAATACGGTTCCAAATGCCATCATCGATTCATTACTCACAGACGACACTCGTCCTCAATTTGAGCAGTTTGGTCACGACTGCTTTTTGATGATCTTGCGAGGCATTAACCTAAACGAAGGTGCGAACCCTGACGATATGTTGAGCTTACGCATCTTATGGTACAAAGGCACTTTAATATCGACACGTAAAGTTCCTTCGAAAGCGGTCAGTAATCTAATATCCGATCTAAAACAAAACCAAGGTCCAACATCATTACCTGATGTCTTACTGGGAATGATCCGTGGAATTAACCATTACATATCAAGCTTCTTGACTCCCGTCGAACAACTGATTGATGAGCTAGAGTCTGAATCTCATATCGATATTAAGTCCATCAATGCTCTGCATTCAAGGCTACTTAGACTAAGGCGCTATTTGAAGCCACAGAAATACGTTTTTGAGGATTTAATGAGTGAACTGCCAACTCCATTGAGTAAGCACAACAGTCATATAAAGAACAGCCTTGATACCATCCTGAGAATTAATGAGTCTGTTGAGTTTTACATCGAACAAATTAATGTATTTTTAGCGAGCCTAAGTCAGCAACAAGCTGAGAAAATGAATAGAAATACATACCTATTTTCTATTATTGCGGGTATTTTCCTCCCTGCCGGATTTTTTACCGGTTTACTCGGGGTCAATATTGCTGGTATCCCAGGAACAGACAACCCCATGGCGTTTCCACTATTTTGTGTTGGACTGCTCGCGGTCGTAGCGATTGAAGTCATTATTTTGAAAAAATTGAGGTTTATTTAA
- a CDS encoding phosphoethanolamine transferase codes for MNLPRLNMSINKLPFVLAVYYLLVINLPIARELFNILSASKAESIGFIISIPFFFLAAFNFIFQVFNWPIFAKAFFILLLLTSSLVSYSMFSYGIFVDYGMIENVFETNSGEAASYLSLYSILWFVLMGGLPSLMLLFTNLKRESWKDFAIWKSIGLLSSLIVIAIIAGLFYKDYVSIGRNNSHLKKMIIPTEYVASTAKYINNTYIKKPIPYQEIGLDAQLKPEAKQATKPTLLVFVLGETARVYNYQYYGYEKETNAHTKPYNPIFFSDVQSCGTATAVSVPCMFSNMNRSNYDRDRAYNQDNVVDIMNRAGIHSIWREHDGGDKAVAHRIKEMTLVAKDSDPLCNKEVCYDTAMLENFGQDTQDLTENNILFYHISGSHGPAYYERYPEEHRKFMPDCPRSDIENCTKEQVVNTYDNTILYTDFFLSQAIQKLEKLTDKYNVALMYISDHGESLGENGVYLHGMPYSLAPKEQTHVPMILWMSDGFATEKGINETCLRKEGKEQSFSHDNLFDSLLGLMDVQTKEYREEQDIFAPCR; via the coding sequence ATGAATCTACCACGCTTAAATATGTCGATAAACAAACTCCCTTTCGTGCTGGCTGTGTATTACCTACTTGTCATTAACCTACCTATTGCGCGCGAGCTATTCAACATTCTGAGCGCCTCAAAAGCGGAGAGTATTGGGTTCATAATCTCAATTCCCTTTTTCTTTCTCGCTGCATTCAACTTTATCTTTCAAGTTTTTAACTGGCCGATATTCGCCAAAGCCTTTTTCATCTTATTACTGCTTACTTCCTCCTTGGTCAGCTATAGCATGTTCAGCTATGGCATTTTTGTTGACTATGGAATGATAGAAAACGTTTTTGAAACCAACAGCGGAGAAGCAGCAAGTTATCTAAGTCTGTATTCGATTTTATGGTTTGTTCTAATGGGTGGTCTCCCATCACTTATGCTTTTATTCACAAACCTTAAGAGGGAATCTTGGAAAGATTTTGCTATTTGGAAAAGTATCGGTCTGTTAAGTTCATTGATCGTAATCGCGATTATTGCAGGGTTATTTTACAAAGATTATGTCTCGATTGGTCGTAACAACTCTCACCTTAAAAAGATGATCATTCCGACCGAATACGTCGCTTCAACTGCAAAATACATTAACAATACTTACATAAAAAAACCGATTCCTTACCAAGAGATCGGCTTAGACGCGCAGCTAAAACCGGAAGCTAAACAAGCAACTAAACCAACGCTATTGGTGTTTGTTCTTGGAGAAACAGCGCGTGTGTATAACTACCAATATTATGGCTATGAGAAAGAAACCAATGCTCATACCAAGCCTTACAACCCGATATTTTTCTCTGATGTTCAGTCTTGCGGGACAGCCACCGCAGTTTCTGTTCCGTGTATGTTTTCTAACATGAATCGCAGCAACTACGACCGAGACAGAGCTTATAACCAAGATAACGTAGTCGACATTATGAATCGCGCGGGGATTCACTCTATCTGGCGAGAGCACGATGGTGGGGATAAAGCAGTCGCACACCGAATCAAAGAAATGACACTGGTTGCCAAAGACAGCGACCCTTTGTGTAATAAAGAAGTGTGTTACGACACAGCCATGCTAGAGAACTTCGGACAAGATACCCAAGATCTAACTGAAAATAACATCCTTTTCTATCATATTTCCGGTTCTCACGGGCCAGCTTATTATGAACGTTACCCTGAAGAACATAGGAAGTTCATGCCCGATTGCCCACGTTCTGACATCGAAAACTGTACCAAAGAGCAAGTCGTCAACACCTACGACAACACTATTTTGTACACGGATTTCTTTCTCTCACAGGCTATTCAAAAACTTGAAAAACTCACCGATAAATACAACGTGGCGTTAATGTATATCTCCGATCATGGAGAGTCTTTAGGAGAAAACGGCGTCTACTTGCATGGCATGCCCTACTCACTGGCACCGAAAGAGCAAACCCACGTACCAATGATTCTATGGATGTCTGATGGCTTTGCTACAGAGAAAGGGATCAATGAAACGTGCTTGCGTAAAGAAGGAAAGGAACAGAGCTTTTCGCACGACAACCTGTTCGATTCCTTACTTGGCTTGATGGACGTACAAACCAAAGAATACCGAGAGGAACAAGATATCTTCGCACCATGTCGGTAG
- a CDS encoding RidA family protein, giving the protein MTIKRYGVEGGTGTGGQHLPFARATEAGGFLYVSGQTPMTDGEVVEGGIVDQSRLAIQNCVDIMTEAGYGLEDVMHVKVVLTDSRYFQSFNKVFKEFFGANPPARICMVCDLVVDVKVEVDVTCYRADRG; this is encoded by the coding sequence ATGACTATTAAACGTTACGGTGTTGAAGGCGGTACAGGTACAGGCGGACAACATTTACCATTTGCACGTGCAACTGAAGCAGGTGGTTTCCTATACGTTTCTGGCCAGACACCGATGACAGATGGTGAAGTGGTTGAGGGTGGAATTGTTGACCAGTCTCGCCTAGCGATCCAAAACTGTGTCGATATCATGACTGAAGCGGGTTACGGCCTAGAAGACGTAATGCACGTAAAGGTTGTGCTAACGGATTCTCGTTACTTCCAATCTTTTAATAAAGTATTCAAAGAGTTCTTCGGTGCTAACCCACCGGCTCGTATCTGCATGGTTTGCGACTTAGTTGTAGACGTGAAGGTTGAAGTGGATGTGACTTGCTACCGCGCCGATCGCGGATAG
- a CDS encoding porin family protein: MKKSALALGLIGLVSLPTFAAGTDGGAYVGGGLSVYQGSDTDGAPSLDSSGMGYNLYGGYQFNRIVGVELGYNDYADYKNSTDKLSPTSISVSANLGYTFDNTIRPFVLAGLSSVDLHANSAANYDDDSGTGFHFGVGVEYTPIEHLTLRLISQADAVSVEDNYSYSNGSLKSDDHTLAFNSVSFGGSYDF, translated from the coding sequence ATGAAAAAATCAGCATTAGCACTCGGATTAATCGGTTTAGTTTCACTTCCAACTTTTGCAGCAGGCACAGATGGCGGTGCGTATGTAGGTGGCGGACTTAGTGTTTATCAAGGTTCGGATACAGATGGCGCGCCAAGCTTAGATTCTAGCGGCATGGGCTATAACCTATACGGCGGTTACCAATTCAACCGTATCGTTGGCGTGGAACTTGGCTATAACGATTATGCAGACTACAAAAACAGCACAGACAAACTTTCACCAACGTCTATTTCTGTATCAGCAAACCTCGGTTATACGTTCGATAACACTATTCGCCCATTTGTGTTAGCAGGTTTAAGCTCTGTCGACCTTCACGCAAATAGCGCAGCAAATTATGATGACGATAGCGGTACTGGCTTCCACTTCGGTGTCGGTGTTGAATACACTCCTATCGAACACCTAACATTGCGCCTGATTTCTCAAGCAGATGCAGTAAGTGTAGAAGACAACTATTCCTACAGTAACGGTTCACTCAAAAGCGACGACCATACACTAGCATTCAACAGTGTTAGCTTCGGTGGTTCATACGACTTCTAA
- a CDS encoding hydrolase encodes MLNRANTGLVVVDVQGKLARLVDESDTLISNCGKLIKGVQVLGLPIVSLEQNPEKLGATVDELNDLLSDAKPIPKFTFNACNEPQFVEAVQAKGVDTWLVCGIEAHICVYQTAMGLLALGYKVQVVGDCISSRTALNKDLAIRRLMDAGIQITGLEMSLYELVKDCRAPDFKPILSLIR; translated from the coding sequence ATGTTAAACAGAGCAAACACAGGTTTGGTGGTTGTGGACGTACAAGGCAAGCTCGCACGCCTTGTTGATGAGAGCGATACACTGATCTCTAACTGTGGAAAGTTGATTAAGGGTGTACAGGTTTTGGGGTTGCCAATTGTTAGCTTGGAGCAGAATCCTGAGAAGTTAGGTGCTACGGTCGACGAGCTGAATGACCTGCTGAGCGATGCTAAGCCGATACCGAAATTTACGTTTAACGCGTGTAACGAGCCCCAGTTTGTTGAGGCAGTGCAAGCCAAAGGTGTGGATACGTGGTTAGTGTGCGGCATCGAAGCTCATATTTGTGTTTATCAAACAGCAATGGGGTTGTTAGCTCTTGGGTACAAGGTTCAGGTAGTTGGCGACTGTATTAGCTCGCGAACGGCACTCAACAAGGATCTGGCAATCCGTCGACTAATGGATGCTGGTATTCAAATTACAGGATTGGAAATGAGCTTATACGAGCTAGTGAAAGATTGTCGCGCCCCAGATTTTAAGCCCATCTTGTCCTTGATTCGCTAA
- a CDS encoding mechanosensitive ion channel family protein — MVEFLQSNMWLKQVSLGLLLIVVYWVIKRLGKNWIETLAENKRVELKRKQFVIKCFNIVLFLLFIAVFTIVLNLGFGDISLFLSSIFAVLGVALFAQWSILSNLTASVLIFFVFPYRIGDRVRVAEKDEDISGVIIDITMFHVILRHSSGNIITYPNNLILQKGVIKVLVDPELKSETVDTKLIKAEDSGK; from the coding sequence ATGGTTGAGTTTTTGCAATCCAATATGTGGCTTAAGCAAGTAAGTTTAGGTTTACTGCTTATCGTTGTGTATTGGGTGATAAAACGCTTGGGGAAGAACTGGATAGAAACATTAGCGGAAAATAAGCGGGTCGAGTTGAAGCGGAAGCAGTTCGTGATTAAGTGTTTCAATATCGTTCTATTTCTACTCTTCATCGCTGTGTTTACGATTGTTCTTAACTTGGGCTTTGGTGATATTTCGCTGTTCTTGTCATCCATATTCGCGGTGTTGGGTGTCGCTTTATTCGCGCAATGGTCGATTCTAAGTAACCTCACAGCCAGCGTACTAATATTTTTTGTATTCCCTTATCGCATTGGCGACAGAGTAAGAGTCGCGGAGAAAGACGAAGACATCAGCGGTGTGATCATCGATATCACCATGTTCCACGTTATTCTTCGACACAGTTCGGGCAACATCATCACCTACCCTAATAACCTGATCCTACAAAAGGGCGTGATAAAGGTATTAGTTGATCCTGAGTTAAAGAGTGAAACTGTCGATACAAAACTCATCAAAGCTGAAGACTCAGGAAAGTAA
- a CDS encoding porin family protein — MNKITKSALALGLISAVSLPALAAGTDGGAYIGGGLSIYQDSDTDGQGSLDSDGMGYNLYGGYQFNRIVGVELGYNDYADYKKGAAKLAPTSISVSANLGYTFDNTIRPFVLAGLSSVDLNANKSAGYDDDSGTGFHFGVGVEYTPIEHLTLRLISQADAVSVENYYIGNNSSLKTEDKTLAFNSISFGGSYNF, encoded by the coding sequence ATGAACAAGATAACGAAATCAGCATTAGCACTGGGTTTAATCAGCGCAGTTTCTCTTCCAGCTTTAGCAGCAGGTACTGACGGCGGTGCTTACATTGGTGGTGGTCTTAGTATCTACCAAGATTCTGATACAGATGGTCAAGGCAGTTTAGATTCAGACGGTATGGGCTACAACCTATATGGCGGCTACCAATTTAACCGTATCGTGGGTGTTGAACTTGGCTACAACGATTACGCTGACTACAAAAAAGGGGCTGCAAAACTGGCACCGACGTCTATTTCTGTGTCAGCAAACCTAGGTTACACATTCGACAACACAATCCGCCCATTCGTATTGGCTGGTTTAAGCTCTGTTGACCTAAACGCAAACAAGAGCGCGGGTTACGATGACGATAGCGGTACTGGTTTCCACTTTGGTGTTGGTGTTGAATACACGCCAATCGAACATCTAACATTGCGCCTAATTTCTCAAGCAGACGCTGTGAGTGTTGAGAACTACTACATTGGCAACAACAGTTCATTGAAAACTGAAGACAAAACACTTGCCTTCAACAGCATTAGCTTCGGTGGTTCATACAACTTCTAA